From Palaemon carinicauda isolate YSFRI2023 chromosome 33, ASM3689809v2, whole genome shotgun sequence:
CTCCATACCCCAGGTGGCACTAGAGTCATCGAGGCTAAAGGGCATCTGGTCATGCCAGGTTAGTaatgttccctctctctctctctctctctctctctctctctctctctctctctctctctctctctctctctctctctttctctccctctctctctctctctctctctcagatgaatgtTCTAAATGTTTTTCTAATTGTTTTAAAAAACTAAATCTGAAATGCAAGTTTTCATCTCGCTTCCTAAAAGCAAAACCTGAGGTACACTGCATCACCAAATTTCATTTTCTAAAATTCTCACATATACTTTAATGACTCTCTCTAGGTGGCATCGATACCCACACCCACATGCAGATGCCATTCATGGGCACTCAAGCCATTGATGACTTTTACACCGGAACTCGTGCGGCCTTAGCTGGAGGAACAACTATGATAAGTAAGTATAacttttgtttacatatatatatatatatatatatatatatatatatatatatatatatatatatatatatatatatatatatatatattgattatttactccttatttcctttttcccatATTGCCCTTTCTCGCCATATGAGCATAAGGTTCTAAATAGGCTTGCTGAGCAATTTTGCATTTAGTTTTCTTGATTATAATGAGAATTTTATTAAGAAGCATTAATAGTATAAACTTCACCTCTGTCAATTTCAACATAAATTTCATTTGCAATACATTTTAGAAATGTCTACTATGGTCATATGGCCAGCACCTTACATCTAGATCTTCGGCACCATATCTAATAGCCCTAGATCTTAGGTTAATCTGTTAATCGTTCATACAGAAATGCATCAAAATCATCATTTATAACTATCATGTTTATTTCATTGGATTCTGTTTTGATAATTTGTATGTTTTCAGTGGACTTTGCTCTTCCCCAACGGGGCGAATCCTTAGTCGAGGCCTTCCATCGCTGGAGAACATGGGCCGACCCCAAAGTTTGCTGTGATTATGCTCTCCATGTTGGAGTCACCTGGTGGTCAGATAAGGTAAATCACCATGAAATATCTTTCAATATTGCATGTAATGTTGGTTTTCTATTATATTAACTGGATCTGTAAGAGTTGAGGTTGACTGATTAGGCTGTTTAATCTCttgcattttaataataataataacaataataataatgataataatattaaaacaattaataataatgatgataataattaataataattaaaaataataataataataataataataataataataataataataataataggaaggttTGAAAGTTGTTTGTTGGTAATAAAGTAATAGAAAGGATTTGTGGATTTGTAGATTTGAGTCAACAGAAgtcttaaaaataatgataatcagttTATCCTTGAATAACTTCTTTTGAAACAGTACTTCAACATAAGGCCTTTTTATGATTATGAATTTGAAGAATGTTATTTTTATCACCAGTACCATtcataaattgataaataattttcgtttctttatggaaattatttaatttctttattctctGTCAGGTTGCAGAAGAGATGGAGGAACTGACCAACGAACTGGGAGTCAATTCTTTCAAGATGTTTATGGCCTACAAGGACACCTGGCAGCTTTGCGATGAAGATCTCCTCCAGTCATTCAAGAGGTGTAGAGAACTTGGTGCTCTAGCTCAGGTCCATGCAGAGAATGGCGATGCAATCAAAGAGGTCAGTTACTTTGCCACGTCTTTTCCTTTTAGCTCAATAGATATTCACTGAACTTTAATTTTACCAGAAACATAAAACTGAATACAGTCAGTTatgcctttcatttttttttctactccgTTAAGCAGCCTTGTCTCATTGCTGCTTGCATAAGACTCCATAGATTTCTTACATCCTTCTAATCATTATTTCAGCAGTTTATTGATCTGAACATGGTTTTGTTTTATTCATAGGAACAGATTTctttacatttaaaataaaaagatatgattTATAAACTTTACGAGATATGATTTATATACTATCTGAACAAATCGTACAGTCTCACGCTAGAGTTAAATTGATTTGGTTTATTCTTCCTGATGATATCACAATAATGAAGGACATGGATACTGCCAAAACCTACATGAAATAGAAACTTATTCAGgattttcaatttatttaattaatatgtCCCCATAGATATAAACTAAATATGCTTATGtacaatattcataaaatttgaaatttagaagtattttctgtatttcattttACCTCATTATTCGTAGAGTTCTTTTACTGCTGTTTTGatttataaaatgtattatttttttaaataagtgcATTTGCATTTTTTCTATGCAGAACTGTGGAAGCCTGTTAAattgtaagtttctctttcttTTCAGAATACAAAGAAATTGTTAGACCTAGGCATAACTGGCCCAGAGGGTCATGAACTGAGCCGTCCCGAAGAGGTTGAGGCTGAAGCAACTAATCGAGCATGTGTTCTTGCTAATCAGGTAAGATAATGATCTTTCGGAAGCTCAAAATGAAATAGGTTACTAACTTTTGCAACTGGTAAAATGGCAGTATATTAGAATTACTTTTTTGTTTTACTCACATTGCTACTTGAacaaatttctattttgtaatcaCCTGGTTTTCAGTTTGACAGAATCAATCCATAGCTGTTCCTTCTGTTTGTCATTTACTTTTAAGGCAAACTAGCTCTTATTGTCATGACAATAAATATATTTGCAGAACCTTTTTGCTATGAAGATTTCTTTTAAAAACTTGGTGGATGATATTAGTTTTTTTTGTAGaattggtttgagaaatttaacgAGAATCCTCATCATAGCTGAAATTCATCCAGCAAGATGAAATTGTTTAAAAATGATAATCATTCTTTGCACATACCATTTACCGGTTTTACTGTTTAATTAATTGAAGAGGACACATTTTTCTCAGTATATTATGAAAAGTTTTCATGTTTAATGAAGAATTGCATCTGTAATTCatgataaagattattttttttaggaatataAAGTCTGGAGATAAAATTAATGGTGCCTTATTTcataatgtttattatatatagattttaaaATTCTTAACCATATAATTCTCAGCAATACTTGGTTTGCAATAATTATACATCTGTTGAGTGTTTGTTGCCACTTTAGATAAATTCCAGAAAATGTTTGCATGGTAAATTTCCCCTACATAAACGCATTGTATGTCCTATAATATGAATAGGTCATGATTTAGTTGTGGAATATTAATTACAACATAGTACTTCTTACAGAGCTTTATATACCACTTATATTTAaataagcatgttttttttttaatttattttctactaGCTAGACAATTTTCTCCAAGGTGCTTTACATCATTGGTACTTCGCACTGTATCATTTGACACATCTttgcttatttattattattattaattaagctgcaaccctagttaaaaaaaaaaacaggatgtttcaagcccaagggctccaacaaggaaaaatagccccccataagaaaagggaaacaaataaaCCATAACCATATTTGTCGTCCTTATACCAGCAAATTCAAAGATAGCTAAAATTAACTTAAAATTCTTTTGGGATGGGCAAGATGAAATTATAAATTGAGACACTCAAACCAGTGACATATTTTTGCAACTTGAATAGATGTTACAGTaaaattttgttttgattaaaTTGATGCGAcatgatatatgaaaaaattactttGGCCCTAATCATAGTAAATTTTATTTGTATGAAATACTTTCCTGTTGAGCCAATATTTTTTTATGCATTGAAAGATGTTACTTTGGTCTCTTTCatataattcaaataaattttattaagcaTTAAAACTTTTAAGACATTAATCAATCTGTAAATGAAAAATCTTAATGTCACAGTCAAGCCTTTCTTTAAACCAATGTTTTGTTCTTCGCACATAGACCTTTTTtcagttgcctttttttttttaccgcattTTATTTTCTGCATGTTTTCCCTTTTGTTTTCCTACACCTAGGTTGGCTGTCCATTGTATATAGTACATGTTATGTCAAAAAGTGCAGCTGATATAGTTTCCAGCAAGAGAAAACAAGGACATATTGTGTTTGGGGAGCCCATAGCAGCTTCATTGGGAACAGATGGAACCCATTACTATCATAAATGTTGGCGTCATGCCGCTGCTCATGTAATGGGACCTCCTCTGAGACCTGATCAATCCACTCCTAAGTACCTTATGGATTTGTTGGCAAagtatgttctttttttatttttttctgttaaacaTCAAAACACTTTTTATACTTCCTTCCTTATTCTCTCCAAACTTTTTAACACAGCATTAATCCTTTTATGAATTACCATTAAGAAACTGTGCTTTTCactatacataaataataattctttatgtATTTTGCATATTTATGCAAACCAAGaaggaaattatttccatttttgttactgaaattaccaaaaacatTACCATCCTCATAAAAAAAATACTCCTCAAACTTCCATAACTACTGCTGCTTTCCTGTCAGCAAGTTGTTGAAGGTTCTAGCTTTTATCTGGGTTAGGAATACAGTAATATATCTGGCTTGGTGAAAATATACAGCACATTTCTTTATGGCAATTTTCTTGGTACTCCTGTACTTCTAGAATTTCCATCATACTTCATCACCCATGAAAGGTTACAAGTAGGTTAAGTTCATTTCAGGTTGGCTGCCCACTGTATATTTGTAAAATAACAAGCAAATTAGCTGCTACTGCTCTTGGCCAAAATCTTCGGAGAGGTACGTTAGTTTGGGGCGAGACCATAGCTGCTGCTCTGGGAACTGATGGTTCTCACTACTACAACCCTTGCTGGCAGCATGCTGCTGGTCACGTCATGTCCCCTCCTCTCCGTAATGATCCCAAGACTCCTAGCTTCCTTATGGAACTCTTGGATGTGTAAGAGGATATACACTAGTTACAAGATATATGTGATTTGCTgttcctttgtttttattattagttatgtgTTTTTCTTAAGTTCTGTTTGGCAAGATGAAATTAATAATTCATTTGAAGGTAATTTATGTGCTAGTGGTAAGTTAGGCAGCAAATATTTGCATGGTTAATAGACGTTACTTACTGGGTGAGACTAATGTAGTCTATTCTAATTTTAATGTAGATAGTGTTGATACTGTAAAATAAATATAGTCAtgctaatttattttattaatgttagATGTATTAAGGCCTCTATATGGTTACTGTCCTTTTTATGTTTGTTGAGTAATAGCAATTTGAAAGGATAAATAATGATAAGAGGATGAAGATGGTTTTGCAGTCTTTCACAGAACCACTGGAAACCTCCATTCttactatttttctttactttttataggtATAACTTCTCAATCTATTTCTCTTCATGTGCAAACAAATTTCTCTAATTTTTTTCAGTACATTAACGATTTGTTCAGTTTTGAAGTATTATTGATTGCACTATTCTTATCAGATTTTAAGTTTACAGTGTGGGTTTATTCATGGTATCTAGTATACACTAGTAAGTATTAAATTGTATGCaattatttgaaatttattaaGTATTTTGATAGATTCTGCAGTATTTACTGTATCTTTTTCTTTTTGGAATGAGAGTGATTTGGAAATTTCATCctcttattttgatttaaaaaaaggtactgtatacagtactgtacaaaatTAATTACCAGTAATTAAACCatcattttgaaattttgaaagaatatttCCCTATGTAGCGGATATTCAATGAGTAGTAGTGTAGTATAATAATTTACAAATTTAAGAACTGTACAGGAAAATAAAATTTCAGTGTAAGAAAAATTGTTCTCAGGTTACTGTAAAGTATGCTAAAACTCATCATGAACTTTATCTgcaaatgaattaataataatcagTACCTAatgaagtaaattttctattttgtttttgttcTGTGCATGAAAGTTTTTgcaattctttgattttttttttatcaagccatTTAGATGAATTttagatgttatattttttttcagttggatAGTGTGTTgtgtaataatgattatttttattatatccctctgatgttcatattgcttctctcttggagcctgattttctattgaaatatacCGTAAAATTAAAGGTTTCCCATATTCTTTCCCTTCAGTAAGCTTAGGCATCTACTACGGTATTTAGATAATCTGGCAGTTAATTGTAATAATCTTGGATAATCTGGCAATTATTGGCAATGATCTGGTCTTTGGAACACTGCACAGTATTTAAATAATCTGGCAGTTATTGACAATAATCTGGGCTTTGGAACACTGCACAGTATTTAGATAATCTGACAATTGTTGGCAATAATCTGGGCTTTGGAACACCGCACAGTATTTAGATAATCTGGCAGTTATTGACAATAATCTGGGCTTGGGAACGCTGCACAATATTTAGGTAATCTGGCAATggaaattttttagttttatggTATACAGTAATGTATCTTGATAGAAAATCTGGTTTTGAAATAGaaccaatatgaacatcaggtaaaaataaaaataataaattttattaataagatTTTGTTTCTCATAAGCTTTGGCTGCTATTTTCTTTACATTAATATATGATTTTAAGTTtttctaaaaatttatattttttagtcaagaagaaaatacaattttttaatgattaaaaaagAAACTATTCTTTATGTGCATGAATAgtcataataatgattaatatcacCTTCATTAGTTGTGTGTTTTTTGAAGGTTTTCATTTAGTAGGCATTTATATTGTTGATCTTAAAAACTGACAAAACCCACCCTTTGCAAAATATTTATTAATGAATAATTTAGataaattattttagatatttgtattatttgtttCTCATTTTTAGATGTATAGTCTGGTTCATATACAgtaaattcataaatattttcagTGGATAGTCTGGTTCATATACAgtaaattcataaatattttcagTGGAGATCTCCAAACAACTGGAACAGACAACTGCACCTTCTCTGCATCACAAAAAGCTCTTGGAAAGGATGACTTTACCAAGATTCCTAATGGAGTAAATGGTGTTGAAGATCGTATGTCTGTTATTTGGGAGAAGGGAGTAGTGTCTGGAAAAATGGACCCATGCAGATTTGTAGCTGTGACCTCTACTAATGCTGCAAAGATCTTTAATATCTATCCTAAGAAGGTACAGTAAATATGTCATCTGTAAAAACAGCTGTTTGTGAAATGTGCAATAAGCAAATTATTTGGTCTTGAAAATAACTTTGGTCATGTCTTCAGTCATTATCTTGAAAATATGTCAATTCTATATTTGCATTAACATCTTCAATGAAGGTAGAAGTGTTGACACACAAGAACACAAATacagtgtactgtacagtatgtgcatGAATGCCCTCCTTACATGGGATTGCTGTGAATCTCATTTTACTTATATTTCTGTATTCATAAAGACGAAGTAAAGATGCGGGAGCAAATACAGTCCTGCCATTGCATTTTCTAGAGACAAAACTCTTTTATAAAGGTACTACAAAAGATGGACTGGTActatttgtgaatgtcttctaaCCATGTCAATGTTAAAAAAGatgttgtatatatttattttattttttttttgtagttggtATTCATGAAACCATAGTAAAGCCATAATTATTTGTTCCTTGACTGCTCTTGTTTCTGATTAAATATGAtaatatagaggaaatatttaatattttagtcAAAAGTTTTACTGAAAATACGTTAATTTTCATTAACAAAAGAAATGCCTTTTATACTGTACAAAAGTATTAATTAGGCCAGTTTCTAATCATTGTACTGCATTTGAACTAACATTATATATTTGAATGGGTTAAAAATTATTTTTGCCTTAATATTTTTCAGGGACGAATTGCAGCCGGTTCAGATGCCGACATTGTTGTATGGAACCCTCATGCTACACGTGTTATTTCAGCTAAGACCCATCATCAAGCtgttgattttaatatatttgaggTAGATTTGATACAGTAATTGTATTATAGAATATATTAGCAGTGTATAGCTTTTCTTGTAATGAATATTATGATGACAAGAATTACAATGATTAAAATTCTTTGAAGAAAGCAAGTAAATTACTCCATAAATTTCACAATTTTAGGGTATGGAAGTTCATGGCATAGCTGAATATGTTGTATGTCATGGTCGCGTAGTCGTAGAAGAAGGAGAAGTTCGAGCAAATTCTGGCATGGGCAAATATGTTCCAACTCCAGTATTTAATCCTCATGTATATGGAAGattagaagagagagaaagagcaaataCTCCATGCAAGGTAATCCATTACCATATTTTTCATTGTTTGTCTGCAGAGTATACTTAGTACAAGCTGTATTTCAAACTTGTTAATGTACTTTATAGTGGCTTCTAAAGGATCTTGATGACTTTTTTCTTTATGTTGTAGGACTGAAGTACAGTATTTCATGACGCCCTTTTACAGTTACTGTATTTGCATTGCTTGTCACAGTAATATTTATGGACCATTAGTATCAGTTTGTCATCATTTGGTTTGTGGCTTAAGATGGTTGATTAATTATAGTATAGGactaattaaaattatattcacacaTTTTTACTGATGAGAGTTTTATGTCTACATACATGTACTGCACTTTTAATGCTTTCATAAAACAAATACTCTATAAGTGAAATTTATTACACTTTTGTTTCTATAATAACTGACATACATTAGTATCCTTTCCAGATTTTTGGGAGACTTATGAACCTTGATTgtgtaaagttttatttttttagtacattaattatatatttattgtgaTTACTACTAAGtactctactgtatttcttttggCGGAGGTAAATAAGTAAGTCTTAGATATTTTACTTGTACAAGTACTGTCTACTTTCACCTGCAGAAGCAGAGGTACTAGATAAGCACTAATACAGCAGCCATTCTGTGACCTTGATCAATAGTTATGCCAGTTTAGGTCTTTTCTCTTGGCAAATACATAAAATTTATTGCATTGTTATTTTAAAACTAACTTTTTTTGACTGGGCATGTTCCAAGAATACAATTCCTAAATGAGTGAGGTTAGTTATTTAACTGTGGTACAATCAAAAtacgagaaatatttttttttctgttgattgtaTGGTTTATGCATGCATAACTTCTATTTGTAAATTAGTACAACTGTTTCAATTATAGTTTTCCCATTAGTAAAGACTAAAACATCTTTCAGGTTGAACGTGCTCCATATGATGGTCCAGTTGCCCAGCTGAATGGCCAGGGTCATATGCAAGAAGGAGGCATCCCAAGTCAACAGGATGCTTTCTACACTCGAGGTCCGACTAGAAGTGGAGGAGTCAACCTCCATGATTCAAGCTTCCACGTGTCGGGTTAGCCTGCAACCTCAACTAACATCATCATGGTTTAGAAATGTGGTGCTGTcagtaatatttaaatatatattttttcattattgggATTTAAGCCATGAATGAAATTCTATAAAATTGGGGAAATCAATAAGCTTGTTAGTACAGTGCTTGTACTGTACTGGTAAATGCTTGTCCATGTTGATCAAACATTTTTTTGGATAAAAGATTGAGCTAAAACATTGAAAGATGCATCGTTAATATTATAAAAAGAGGACTACCATAAACCCAATCTTGATTTACAATGTTTTCTTCTTGACTAAAATTATTAGAATCTAGTGATACTATTTGCAATCAAATCTGGCCTTTTTAAATATTTACTCTCATAATTCTATCAAATTTTAAAGATGATAAGTCATATTAAGGTCACATTAGTCTTGAGATTCCCTTTCATAATTCTGTCAAATCTTAAAAGATAATTAGTCCGATACAATAATCATATTAGTCTTGAGATCCCCATTCACCAATTTGTGCCTCAGTAAAAATTTTGATTAAGAATGACTAAAATCCCATTAATTCTTTTAACTAGAAGAGATGATTTTTGCAAATAAATAGCACCAGGTTTTTAAACCTtccttccatccattcctcttcaTTTATATTACTGGCCCCTTAGTATTCTTAATGGTATTCCATTTAGCATTCTTATTAGATTATTATATACTACTAAGAGAACTTACATCTACCAAGAAAAACAGCTTCATCTGTTATTTCCCTGTAAACTAatcaaaattcttatttttaacCTCAAGTTTGTGGGGGAAGAAGGTTTCTCTGCTTAAAGGATAATTACTTACAAGCAGAAAACTTGAATATTGAATCCAAAACATATGCTGAAGCTCTTCTTTATGATTTATCATGCATACACTCCTCACTTATCTTGAAACTATAGAGATTAACAATTGACAAGATATCAAGGAATGAGAATGTTTTCCAATTGTTATAATGGCTAGTTGGAGTTAGTCGTGTCAAGAGTTAGTTATGTCAGATAAATAACTACACTTTTTGTAGTTGGATTAATTCAAACAGAAGCTGAAGTAATTTTGTAAAACAGACTTTTTTTTTGCATTGCACATAATACTGTAGTAggttttaaaagatttattttcaaaGGGATAGTATTGATATAAACAGAAGAACACTGATTAGAATGAATAGTTAAACTAAAGTTTCTTTATAATTCTGTTAGTTAATGAACCACACATGTTCACTATTTTATCTGTTACCAGGCCTAAAGGGAATGTCACAATGGTTGCCAGAGTAGACCTTGCAATCAGATCGAATCATTATTGGGCTGTAAAATTTGAAATAGACCTCCTTTGAAATCTTTCATCTCTTGGAGTGTCATGTCATGTGATAAGTGAATAGAGACAAGTGAGGGTGGTTGCATTGACTTAAAAATCAACAAGAAAGAGTTTGTTTCCATGATTATGTGGCTATTTATGGTTACCTTACAGTTAACTTTG
This genomic window contains:
- the CRMP gene encoding dihydropyrimidinase isoform X8, which encodes MDASSDEGVVTEEVIVPRRVGQASAEPWDVHSPIDIEDGLGSAQNRLLIKGGRVVNDDMMQDADVYIEDGIIKQVGTNLHTPGGTRVIEAKGHLVMPGGIDTHTHMQMPFMGTQAIDDFYTGTRAALAGGTTMIMDFALPQRGESLVEAFHRWRTWADPKVCCDYALHVGVTWWSDKVAEEMEELTNELGVNSFKMFMAYKDTWQLCDEDLLQSFKRCRELGALAQVHAENGDAIKENTKKLLDLGITGPEGHELSRPEEVEAEATNRACVLANQVGCPLYIVHVMSKSAADIVSSKRKQGHIVFGEPIAASLGTDGTHYYHKCWRHAAAHVMGPPLRPDQSTPKYLMDLLANGDLQTTGTDNCTFSASQKALGKDDFTKIPNGVNGVEDRMSVIWEKGVVSGKMDPCRFVAVTSTNAAKIFNIYPKKGRIAAGSDADIVVWNPHATRVISAKTHHQAVDFNIFEGMEVHGIAEYVVCHGRVVVEEGEVRANSGMGKYVPTPVFNPHVYGRLEERERANTPCKVERAPYDGPVAQLNGQGHMQEGGIPSQQDAFYTRGPTRSGGVNLHDSSFHVSGAQVNDKSPKRPSVKVNNPPGGRSSGSFW
- the CRMP gene encoding dihydropyrimidinase isoform X9, translating into MSDSAQNRLLIKGGRVVNDDMMQDADVYIEDGIIKQVGTNLHTPGGTRVIEAKGHLVMPGGIDTHTHMQMPFMGTQAIDDFYTGTRAALAGGTTMIMDFALPQRGESLVEAFHRWRTWADPKVCCDYALHVGVTWWSDKVAEEMEELTNELGVNSFKMFMAYKDTWQLCDEDLLQSFKRCRELGALAQVHAENGDAIKENTKKLLDLGITGPEGHELSRPEEVEAEATNRACVLANQVGCPLYIVHVMSKSAADIVSSKRKQGHIVFGEPIAASLGTDGTHYYHKCWRHAAAHVMGPPLRPDQSTPKYLMDLLANGDLQTTGTDNCTFSASQKALGKDDFTKIPNGVNGVEDRMSVIWEKGVVSGKMDPCRFVAVTSTNAAKIFNIYPKKGRIAAGSDADIVVWNPHATRVISAKTHHQAVDFNIFEGMEVHGIAEYVVCHGRVVVEEGEVRANSGMGKYVPTPVFNPHVYGRLEERERANTPCKVERAPYDGPVAQLNGQGHMQEGGIPSQQDAFYTRGPTRSGGVNLHDSSFHVSGAQVNDKSPKRPSVKVNNPPGGRSSGSFW
- the CRMP gene encoding dihydropyrimidinase isoform X4, giving the protein MSSGLRRASRHQEEKDDDVPQWIPGLGQDKPKPRTLGTSFFGYVPDAFVEKTPYLPSEQSADALKKEATVEPVKAAEQVEASLEQEIVQPDSIERNGQRDMDASSDEGVVTEEVIVPRRVGQASAEPWDVHSPIDIEDGLGSAQNRLLIKGGRVVNDDMMQDADVYIEDGIIKQVGTNLHTPGGTRVIEAKGHLVMPGGIDTHTHMQMPFMGTQAIDDFYTGTRAALAGGTTMIMDFALPQRGESLVEAFHRWRTWADPKVCCDYALHVGVTWWSDKVAEEMEELTNELGVNSFKMFMAYKDTWQLCDEDLLQSFKRCRELGALAQVHAENGDAIKENTKKLLDLGITGPEGHELSRPEEVEAEATNRACVLANQVGCPLYIVHVMSKSAADIVSSKRKQGHIVFGEPIAASLGTDGTHYYHKCWRHAAAHVMGPPLRPDQSTPKYLMDLLANGDLQTTGTDNCTFSASQKALGKDDFTKIPNGVNGVEDRMSVIWEKGVVSGKMDPCRFVAVTSTNAAKIFNIYPKKGRIAAGSDADIVVWNPHATRVISAKTHHQAVDFNIFEGMEVHGIAEYVVCHGRVVVEEGEVRANSGMGKYVPTPVFNPHVYGRLEERERANTPCKVERAPYDGPVAQLNGQGHMQEGGIPSQQDAFYTRGPTRSGGVNLHDSSFHVSG